Genomic window (Candidatus Neomarinimicrobiota bacterium):
AAAATCAGGAAAGACTTACAGGCAAGGTACGACGCTGAAAGCCGTAATCTTGTGAACAACGCTTTAGCGGATGAGATGGTAAGGGTGACCGATATAGAAGTACCCGAAACGATGATAAAAAGCTATCTCGACGGGATAATTTCCCGTGCTAAGGAAAACGGTAACGAGGATGTAGATGAGGATTATATAAGAGAAAATTACAGGACCGGCGCGATCTGGAATATGAAGTGGCTCATGATAAGAAAATCGGTGTACAGGAGGGAAGGTTTTGAGGTCAACGATTCAGACATTGACGATTGGATGGAGAAATCCGCTCAGCTGCTCGGCTTAGATAAAACCGCTGTTTTGAGCATGAAAAACGATAAGGACCAGAGGGAAAAGATCAGACAGGATATATTTGAGTCGAAAGTTATGGAAGCGCTGCGTTCAAACGCAAAATATAATGAAAAAAAGATGAGCGCGGCGGAGTTCAATTCGATGCTGAACGCTAATCATCACCATTAAATCAGGAGTATAAACGGTATGTATATACCGATGGTAGTAGAACAAGTCGGAAGAGGTGAGAGGGCGTATGATATTTATTCCCGCCTGCTCAAAGAGAGGATAGTGTTCATCGGAGGCCCGGTCGACGATAGTGTTGCAAGCATAATAATCGCGCAATTGCTGTTTCTCGAAGCGGACGACCCGGAAAAGGACATAAATATTTACATAAACTGCCCGGGCGGGAGCGTTACCGCAGGGCTGGCGATCTACGATACGATGAAGTATGTGAAACCCGATTGCGCTACGATGTGTATGGGACAGGCGGCAAGCATGGGAGCTGTTCTCCTCGCCGCGGGTTCTAAAACGAAGCGCAATATACTTCCGAATTCGCGGGTAATGATACATCAACCGTGGGGAGGTGTTCAGGGTCAGGCATCAGATATAGAAATTCATGCCAGGGAGATTCTCCATCATAAGGATATTTTGAATAAAATTATTTCTAATGAAACCGGTCAAAAGTTGTCGAAAATCGAGAAGGATACCGATAGGAATTTCTTCATGGGCGCGGAAGAATCTGTCAAGTATGGTATAGTGGACCAGATTATGTACCGTTCCGGGGAGAAGGAATAGAGGCTACGACTCATGGCGGATAAGGGTTCAAAATTGAAATCGCTCTCCTGTTCGTTTTGCGGCAGAAGCGAAGAGCGGTCGTACAGGATAATAGAAGGTCATAATGTTGCAATATGTGACCAATGTATCTTCGAGTCCGTCGAGCTGATCAAGGCGGATGTAGATGGCGGGGATATCGAAAAACAGTTAAGGATGCCGGTTCCGGTAGAAATAAAAAACGAACTTGACGAATACGTAATCGGGCAGGATAACGCTAAAAAGGCTATATCGGTCGCTGTTTACAATCATTACAAGAGAATAGGCAGCAGACGGCTTTTCGAGGATGTAGAGATCGAAAAGAGCAATATACTTCTGATCGGTCCCACAGGAACGGGCAAAACCCTTATGGCACAGACGCTTGCACGCTTTTTGGAGGTTCCGTTTACTATTGTTGATGCTACGATATTGACGGAGGCAGGTTATGTCGGGGAGGACGTAGAAAATATACTCGTCAGACTTCTGCAGGCGGCGGATTATGACCTTCAGAAAGCGCAGAAGGGCATCATATATATTGATGAAATCGATAAAATAGGA
Coding sequences:
- the clpP gene encoding ATP-dependent Clp endopeptidase proteolytic subunit ClpP; protein product: MYIPMVVEQVGRGERAYDIYSRLLKERIVFIGGPVDDSVASIIIAQLLFLEADDPEKDINIYINCPGGSVTAGLAIYDTMKYVKPDCATMCMGQAASMGAVLLAAGSKTKRNILPNSRVMIHQPWGGVQGQASDIEIHAREILHHKDILNKIISNETGQKLSKIEKDTDRNFFMGAEESVKYGIVDQIMYRSGEKE